From the Mycobacterium noviomagense genome, the window GTCGCTGCTACATCATATTTCATATAGGATCGCTTGCGACCACCGGGTAGGCATCCGAGCCGCCGAAGAGGAGCATTCGTCTATGGCCGAAGTCAGCGACGAGGATTTTCAGCAGATCCTGGCGGAGACCCGCCGCTTCGTGCGCACCGCCGTCGTACCACGCGAGCAGGAGATACTGGCCAACGACCAAGTGCCCGACGACCTGCGCGACCAAGCCAAGAAGATGGGCCTGTTCGGCTACGCGATCCCGCAGCAGTGGGGCGGCCTGGGCCTGAACCTGATGCAAGACGTCGAGCTGGCGATGGAGTTGGGCTACACGTCGCTGGCCCTGCGGTCGATGTTTGGCACCAACAACGGCATCGCCGGTCAGGTGCTCGTCGGGTTTGGCACCGAGGAGCAGAAGAGCCGCTGGCTGGAGCCGATGGCATCCGGCGATGTTGTCGCGTCGTTCGCGCTCACCGAGCCGGGTGCTGGCTCGAATCCGTCCGGGCTGCGCACGAAAGCCGTTCGGGATGCAGACGATTGGATTATCTCCGGCCAGAAGCGCTTCATCACCAATGCGCCGGTCGCCGATCTGTTCGTTGTCTTCGCGCGAACGCGGCCCGCCGATGACGCCGGCCCCGGTATCGCGGTGTTCCTGGTTCCCGCCGAGACGGCAGGTGTCGAGGTCGGCGCCAAGGACGCCAAGATGGGTCAGGAAGGAGCGTGGACGGCCGACGTCAGCTTTACCGATGTCCGCGTTGCCGCCAGCGCCCTGATCGGGGGCAGTGAAGACATCGGCTACCGGGCGGCGATGACCTCGCTGGCCCGTGGCCGCGTACACATCGCCGCCCTTGCCGTGGGAACAGCGCAGCGCGCACTCGACGAATCCGTGGCGTACGCGGCGACGGCCACTCAGGGTGGCACGCCGATCGGAAACTTCCAATTGGTGCAGGCGATGATCGCCGACCAGCAGACCGGGGTGCTGGCCGGGCGGGCTCTCGTCCGTGACACCGCTCGGCAATGGGAGAGTAATCGGGATCGCCGCATCGCGCCGTCTGCAGCGAAACTGTTTTGCACCGAAATGGCCGGAAAGGTAGCCGATCTCGCCGTGCAGATCCACGGCGGCAGCGGCTACATGCGCGAGGTTCCCGTCGAGCGCATCTACCGCGATGTCCGCCTGCTGCGTCTCTACGAAGGCACCAGCGAAATTCAGCGGCTTATCATCGGGTCGAATCTCGTCAGAGCGGCCCAACGTCAGCAGTGACGACTTTCGACCACAATCTTGAGGAGAGCGCATGACCGGCCGACTCGCGGGCAAGGTGGCATTCATTACCGGAGCCGCGCGTGGCCAAGGCCGCGCGCACGCCGTTCGGATGGCCGGCGAAGGCGCCGACATCATCGCGGTGGACGTCGCCGGCAAGCTGCCGTCGTGCGTGCCCTATGACTCGGCAACCCCCGACGATCTCGACGAGACGGTTCGTCTAGTGGAAGGCACCGGCCGCAAAATCCTCGCCTCGGCCGTCGACACCCGCGACTTCGACGCACTGCGCGAGACCGTCGACGACGGTGTGGCTGCGCTGGGACGGCTCGACGTCATCGTCGCCAACGCCGGCATCGCCGCTCCGCAAGCCTGGAACGAGATCACGCCGGAGTCATTCCGCGATGTCATGGACGTCAACGTGACCGGCACCTGGAACACCGTGATGGCCGGCGCGCAGAAGATCATCGACGGCGGCCGAGGCGGCTCGATCATCTTGATCAGCTCCGCCGCCGGGATGAAAATGCAACCGTTCATGGTCCACTACACCGCCAGCAAGCACGCCGTAACCGGGATGGCCCGCGCGTTCGCCGCTGAGCTGGGCAAGCATTCGATTCGGGTCAACAGCGTGCATCCAGGTCCGGTTAATACACCCATGGGTAGCGGCGACATGGTCGCGGCGATCGGCAAAGCCAGCGAAACCAATCCGCAATTGGCCAACGTGCTCACACCATTTCTGCCCGACTGGGTGTCACAGCCCGAAGACATCGCCGATGCGGTGTGCTGGCTGGCCAGCGATGAATCGCGCCATGTCACCGCAGCTCGCATCCCAGTCGACCAGGGTTCGACCCAATACTGATCGGCCTTCCGGCCTGCACCGGGAATAGAACTTTGGGATTAGCGTTTTCACGCCACATGAAAGCTCTCACCGAGACCGAACGTCAGGACTTCCTCGCCGCCAAGCATGTCGCCGTACTGTCCGTCGCAGCCGCTGACGGTCGGCCGCCGGCCAGTGTTCCGATCTGGTACGACTACTCCCCTGGTAGGAACATCCGGATTATGACCGGGCCCTCAACTCGCAAGGCGCGGCTCATCGAGCGGGCCGGCGCGGTGACGCTTGTGGTCCAGCGCGAGGAGCCGCCCTATCAATACGTGGCGGTGGAGGGCACCGTCACCGAAACCACTCGGCCCGCTCCAGCAGACGTCCAGGAAGCCATCGCCATCCGTTACCTCGGCGAGGAAGGTGGCCGGGCATTCGTTCGCAGTATGGAAGGCCACGAGGAGGTGTTGTTCACCATCCGACCCGACCGCTGGCTCACGGCCGACTTCACTGGCGACCTCTAGCCCGCATCATCAGCCGATCAGTTCGAGCGTCGCCAAATCGCGGATCGCATGACAGCCGCGCTGCAACATGGTCAGCACCATGTCGTCGCCGCGGTCTGTGGCCGTGGCGAAGGCGAATCCCAAAGCCGAGATCAGCAGCGCCTGTGGCATGCCGAGTCGGTAGTCGCGCCAACAGGTTTCACGGTCATAGTCGGTGACGCCGTAGCCTGACAGCGTCCGGTGATAGTCCTCGACAAGGTCTTTTTCGATGGCGGAACGCAGATCCGACCTGAGACTGGTGGCAGTGAAATATGCAAGGTCGCGTGCGGGCAACCCCATGCCGAGGGTCTGCCAGTCGACCACGGTGATGCTGTTGCTGTTTCGGTTGAACAGCATGTTGTCGAGGCGATAGTCGCTGTGCAGCAACGCGAACCGGTCGCGTTCTGCCAGCAGCCATGGTGTGACCAAATCCATTGCGCTGGTGAAAGTTTCCCGATCGCCGGTGCTCATCCGATCGCCGAGCTTGCTCAGCGTGATGTCGGCGCTCATTCGGGCGACCTCCCCGAGGCCTTGGGCTGAGGCCTCATCTGGCCGCGTGAAGGCGATGCCGGGGAAATCAAGCCACAACGGATCGCACCAGCTCGGCCCATGTAGACCGGCCAGCGCCATCACCGCCAGATGGGCCTCCTGCTCACCGCAGCCCGCGATTTGATCGCCCTGCACGGCTGGTGCCTGGTCGGCGAGCAAAAGCGCATATTCCGCCGCGTCTTCGGTGATCGCGCAGTAGAAGCATTGCGGTGTGGGGACCTGCACCCGCTCGGCAATGGCCGAGTAGAACGCGCACTCACTGCGGTAACCGATGACCACGCGGTCGCGCACAGTGTCGTCCTGGGCAGGCAATTTGATGACGAAGGTATCCGGTAAGCCCGACGGCGCTGTCGCATAGCTGGCCGCGATCCGAAACGTCGCACCCGTCTGTCCGGTGCCGATAGGCACAACACCGACTTCGGAGACCTCGACCGGCGTGCCACGATCACTGAGGGCGGCCGACAGCCACTCACGGGTCACGTCGTTTGGGTATCGGGGTATAGACAATGCAGCACTCATCGCAGCGACGGGTTGGTCATTCTGTTCGGCAACGTGCCTCCCAGCTAGCCGGCGGTCTACGGACTGATTTGTCAACTGTAAGCCATACGGCAACTGCCATAGCAGTCGATCGGCGCAGCGCGTGGTTCGTCGGATTACGCCTCGATGCGCCCACTGAACTGGTAGAAATTGGTGCGGCAGGCAGCAGCGCATCGCTGCTGGAACGGAGGTGCCCGGTGAGAAACCGGATCGTCGCGGCGGTGGTTATGGCTTTGGCAGTGATGACAGGCAGTCTGGCGTGTTCACACTCCGAAACGGTGCCGCAGAAGACCGCTCGGATCACCGTCGACGGCCACACTCGCACCTCGCATGCTGTGTCGTGCACTCAAGTTGAGTGGTTGGTGTCGGTCGACATCGGTGCAGCCCCCGGCAGTGTGCAGGCCATGCTGCGACTGCAGTCTGATAATCCGAAAGCTGAGAGCGTCAACATCAACAACGTCAACGGCTTCACCGGGATCGCCGACGCCGGCGTCGGCACGGCCAAGGCGACTTTCACCAACGGCACGTACCGGATTACCGGCACGGCGCAAGGGACGAATACGGAGAATCCGACGACGCCGAAAACGGCTGACTTCAAGATCGAGACCCAATGCTGAAACCGCGCTCGAGGCGCGGCTATGTGATCGGGGGCGAAACGGTCGGCACGTTGCCGGATGTGGCGGGAGCCGAAGGCTATTCGCGTACTAGTCGAGATTCACGCTGAAGCCATGGACCAATACCGCCGCGGAAACCTCGTCTTCGACGTGATCGATGAAGGCCCGAGTGACGCGCCGACCGTAGTTCTACTGCACGGTTTTCCGCAGTTCAATACCAGCTGGAGTAAGGTCATCGACCGGCTCAGCGA encodes:
- a CDS encoding phosphotransferase family protein, with product MSAALSIPRYPNDVTREWLSAALSDRGTPVEVSEVGVVPIGTGQTGATFRIAASYATAPSGLPDTFVIKLPAQDDTVRDRVVIGYRSECAFYSAIAERVQVPTPQCFYCAITEDAAEYALLLADQAPAVQGDQIAGCGEQEAHLAVMALAGLHGPSWCDPLWLDFPGIAFTRPDEASAQGLGEVARMSADITLSKLGDRMSTGDRETFTSAMDLVTPWLLAERDRFALLHSDYRLDNMLFNRNSNSITVVDWQTLGMGLPARDLAYFTATSLRSDLRSAIEKDLVEDYHRTLSGYGVTDYDRETCWRDYRLGMPQALLISALGFAFATATDRGDDMVLTMLQRGCHAIRDLATLELIG
- a CDS encoding acyl-CoA dehydrogenase family protein, giving the protein MAEVSDEDFQQILAETRRFVRTAVVPREQEILANDQVPDDLRDQAKKMGLFGYAIPQQWGGLGLNLMQDVELAMELGYTSLALRSMFGTNNGIAGQVLVGFGTEEQKSRWLEPMASGDVVASFALTEPGAGSNPSGLRTKAVRDADDWIISGQKRFITNAPVADLFVVFARTRPADDAGPGIAVFLVPAETAGVEVGAKDAKMGQEGAWTADVSFTDVRVAASALIGGSEDIGYRAAMTSLARGRVHIAALAVGTAQRALDESVAYAATATQGGTPIGNFQLVQAMIADQQTGVLAGRALVRDTARQWESNRDRRIAPSAAKLFCTEMAGKVADLAVQIHGGSGYMREVPVERIYRDVRLLRLYEGTSEIQRLIIGSNLVRAAQRQQ
- a CDS encoding mycofactocin-coupled SDR family oxidoreductase, with protein sequence MTGRLAGKVAFITGAARGQGRAHAVRMAGEGADIIAVDVAGKLPSCVPYDSATPDDLDETVRLVEGTGRKILASAVDTRDFDALRETVDDGVAALGRLDVIVANAGIAAPQAWNEITPESFRDVMDVNVTGTWNTVMAGAQKIIDGGRGGSIILISSAAGMKMQPFMVHYTASKHAVTGMARAFAAELGKHSIRVNSVHPGPVNTPMGSGDMVAAIGKASETNPQLANVLTPFLPDWVSQPEDIADAVCWLASDESRHVTAARIPVDQGSTQY
- a CDS encoding TIGR03618 family F420-dependent PPOX class oxidoreductase, with product MKALTETERQDFLAAKHVAVLSVAAADGRPPASVPIWYDYSPGRNIRIMTGPSTRKARLIERAGAVTLVVQREEPPYQYVAVEGTVTETTRPAPADVQEAIAIRYLGEEGGRAFVRSMEGHEEVLFTIRPDRWLTADFTGDL
- a CDS encoding lipoprotein LpqH is translated as MTGSLACSHSETVPQKTARITVDGHTRTSHAVSCTQVEWLVSVDIGAAPGSVQAMLRLQSDNPKAESVNINNVNGFTGIADAGVGTAKATFTNGTYRITGTAQGTNTENPTTPKTADFKIETQC